One genomic segment of Belonocnema kinseyi isolate 2016_QV_RU_SX_M_011 chromosome 2, B_treatae_v1, whole genome shotgun sequence includes these proteins:
- the LOC117182880 gene encoding zinc finger protein 93-like, which yields MESLFAVLSYLSADGETIFPCDTCGRQYRRIISLQRHKKFECGKKPQFVYYWSHLQASSSVMHVGNMESYAGSRTSQVVYQPVRTARGQSSYKCPNCSRFYMRASCLKRHLRVECGQTPKFQCRICQGWFKYKHNLAAHMKLHVEEPKHHYDYDSFIEETADLPLQALRMDSRHFAELKIPKARNLTANRSLTIKKSNGKFVCVQCGRSYMRKDSLQRHVQWECLKEPSFLCPFCPQKCKRKAHWLRHIRRQHGDEVDDIERLANYTPNLNMK from the exons ATGGAGTCTCTCTTCGCAG TGCTTTCATATTTGTCAGCGGATGGCGAAACTATCTTCCCTTGTGATACCTGCGGAAGACAATATCGAAGAATCATAAGTCTTCAGCGCCATAAGAAGTTTGAGTGTGGGAAAAAACCTCAGTTTGTGT ATTACTGGTCACATCTTCAAGCATCCTCTTCAGTGATGCATGTTGGAAACATGGAATCTTACGCTGGTTCTCGAACGAGCCAAGTTGTCTATCAACCAGTGAGAACAGCACGAGGACAATCTTCGTACAAATGTCCAAATTGTAGTCGATTCTACATGCGAGCTTCTTGTTTGAAAAGGCATCTCCGAGTCGAATGTGGACAAACCCCAAAATTTCAATGTCGAATTTGCCAGGGTTGGTTTAAATATAAGCATAATCTTGCAGCTCACATGAAACTTCATGTCGAGGAACCCAAGCATCATT ATGACTACGATAGTTTCATTGAAGAGACTGCTGATCTGCCATTGCAAGCTTTGAGGATGGATAGTAGgcattttgctgaattaaaaataCCGAAAGCTCGAAACTTGACAGCAAACAGAAGCTTGACAATAAAGAAATCGAATGGCAAATTTGTATGCGTCCAATGCGGAAGATCGTATATGAGAAAAGATTCTTTGCAAAGACATGTTCAATGGGAATGTCTGAAGGAACCTTCTTTCCTCTGCCCTTTTTGCCCTCAAAAATGCAAGCGAAAGGCTCATTGGCTGAGACATATTCGACGTCAGCACGGGGACGAAGTTGATGATATCGAAAGATTGGCAAATTATACACCCAATCTCAATATGAAGTGA